The Pseudomonas multiresinivorans DNA window TCGGCTGCTCGTCCAGCCACTCGATTTCAGCCACCGTCAGTTGGTCCGTCTGCACGTTGGCGGAGAGCACGCGGAAGCGCCGACCGCCTTCGACCCGAATGCCCAGCAGGCCGTTGGACTGCTGCTGCCAGTCCTTGATGTGCGCCTCGCAGCCAACCAGGCTGTAGCGCTCCGGCGCATCGCCAACCTCCTCGCCCTCGACGATGGCCACCACGCCGAACCCGCCGTTCTGCTTCATGCAGCGGCCGATCATGTCCAGGTAGCGCGCCTCGAAGATCTGCAGGTCAAGGCGGCAGCCGGGGAACAGCACGGTATTGAGGGGGAAGAGCGGGAAACTCATGGATACTCCATTGGGCAATCAGGCGATCAGTGCTACCGCCAACGGTAGCAGCACAGCGGTGGCCACGCCCATCAGGCTCATCGCCAGGGCAGCGAAGGCGCCGCATTCCTCGCCCTCCTGCAAGGCGCGGGAGGTGCCCACGGCGTGGGCGGTCATGCCCAACGCCATGCCTTGCGCAGCCGGATGGTGGACGCCGAAACGGCGCAGCAGTTCCGGGCCGAGGATGGCGCCGAGCACGCCGGTAATCAGCACGAACACCGCCGCCAGCGCCGCCACGCCGCCGATCTGGCTGGCCACCAGCATGGCGATGGGCGAGGTCACCGACTTGGGCGCCAGGCTCATCAGCAATTCGTGGTCGACGCCGAACAGCCAGCCCAGGCCGATGCCCAGCGCGGTGGCGAACAGGCCGCCAACCAGCAGAGTGATCAGCGTCGGCCAGAACAGCTGGCGGATGCGCTTGAGGTTGAGGAACAGCGGCACCGCCAGCGCGACGGTCGCGGGGCCGAGGAGGATGGTCAGCACCTTGGCGCTGTTGCTGTACTCGCTGTAGTCGATGCCGCACGCCAGCAGCACCGCGATGACGATCAGCATCGATACCAGCACCGGCTGCAGGAATACCCAGCGCGTGCGCTCGTAGGCGGCCAGCGCCAGCTGATAAGCGCCCAGGGTGACGCCAACGCAGAACAGCGGGTGGTGGATGACGGAATTCACCGCGCCTTGCCAGTCGAACATCACGCACCCTCCTTCTGCTTGCGCTGGCGGTCGATGAGCTTCTGCATCAGCCAGCCGGCGAACACGAAGGACACCAGCAGCGACAGCGCCAGCG harbors:
- a CDS encoding LON peptidase substrate-binding domain-containing protein, producing MSFPLFPLNTVLFPGCRLDLQIFEARYLDMIGRCMKQNGGFGVVAIVEGEEVGDAPERYSLVGCEAHIKDWQQQSNGLLGIRVEGGRRFRVLSANVQTDQLTVAEIEWLDEQPNQPLTKEHDDLAALLEALSMHPMVSALEMGGEVNGQQELACQLAYLLPFERDQKQVLLEMDDPTVRLARIQVLLEQLQGDFVA
- a CDS encoding LrgB family protein, with product MFDWQGAVNSVIHHPLFCVGVTLGAYQLALAAYERTRWVFLQPVLVSMLIVIAVLLACGIDYSEYSNSAKVLTILLGPATVALAVPLFLNLKRIRQLFWPTLITLLVGGLFATALGIGLGWLFGVDHELLMSLAPKSVTSPIAMLVASQIGGVAALAAVFVLITGVLGAILGPELLRRFGVHHPAAQGMALGMTAHAVGTSRALQEGEECGAFAALAMSLMGVATAVLLPLAVALIA